In Panulirus ornatus isolate Po-2019 chromosome 13, ASM3632096v1, whole genome shotgun sequence, the genomic window CACTCGGAGTTTCTCGAGGCTGCAGCGGTAATGCTATGCACAAGAACTCCACTGGACGCTCCATCTAGCACACTTCCTCCACCAAAGCCGTTACTGGTGTTGTTCTTTTTGCATACGTGAGTGGATCCATATGCCATCCCGGACCGTTGGTTGAGGCCACACTGCCTCGCTCCGCCCAGACACCTGTTGTCAACAATGCCAATGGCCATTTCCGACGTCATAGCCTTGCCTCTAGTATTTACAATGTCTTTGATGTTTGTTGTATCTCTTCTGCGTTGACGAAGCGGATGATTTTCGTCTAAGAATAACCCATCATGAATATTTCTGACTCTGCCGGTGACGGGAGAGGAATATGTGTGGGAGCCTGCGATAGGGGCGTCGCCGTGGGCAGACAAATGACAGGGTGTGGCTCGGGTAAGGAGGGTAGCACGCACTGTGGATGACACATCTTTTCCAGAATCGTGGCGATAATTTGGCAGCAACCGCTCCCTCTTGCGGTTTTGTGGGGAAATCGTATTTGTACCTTCATTATCTTCGTCTTCAATGTCACTGAAAGGACGGAGAAAGATGTATGACCTTCCTCTCATGCTTCCATTCTTCCGTTCCATATGTGCTATTTGCTCATTTGTAAGGGCGCTTGGAATGTTTACATCGACTGGCGTGCCATCTCCTGGGGGGGAACGCAAGTATGACCCGCCACCACTCTTCACCCGACTCCTGCGTCTGTTCTGATCTTTTCGTTCGCGCTCCCTTCGATACTGTGACAACAAATCCAGAGAATCATTTGTTTGTCTCGCAAGGTTAACACAACTCTCGCTGTTTTTAGCTAACTTATCGCTATCCGATGAGTCGCCTGTGTCACTGTCCTCACCAATGTCACTGTCGTATGCGTCATTACTACCTTCGCTTCCGCTGTGGTTTCTAGTGTATTCATGGCCGCTTTCTCCATATACAAAACTATTATTGCTTTTTGCGCAAATTTTACAATGTAAGTGGTCTCTACCCCAGCATTCATTtggatgattggtggtggtgtaacCTTCACTCTTGTTATTAAAGTTATTTTCACAGGATGGCCTGTTCTGCAGAGCAATCACCCCGGGCCTAATGCAACAACTTCCACCATTATACCAGAGACTTTCACCAGTTGGCATCCAGGGGTGACACGGGGTGGCTGCCTGGTAATTATTGCTACCTGTGCAAGACGAACCGCTAGGATGAGACATGTCGCTCAAGTCTTCATTCCACGGGTCAATCTGCGTCCAGTGGCCCACTTTTCTTTGCATCTTCTGCCATCTGACGTGCTCACCTTCATCATCAGAACCCGTATCTTCGCTATGCACCCCGACATTCTGCACCTGTCCTTCTTGTTTCCTGCTCATTCCTACCACGTCAACATAATGGCTTCCATCGTTTCTGGCTAGAAAAGACGTATTCCCGACTTTGTACCATCTCCTGTTCTCACAATCAATCCAGCCATCATCTTCATGGCTAAGCGGCCTGTAATATTTGTCTTTCGGTCCTTTCACACCTGTCCGTCTCTCTTCCCCTACTGTGCCTTGGGTTGTCACATCCTTGTCTCGCTCCACCAGACACCCCAAACATGTTCCCGATGAATGAGGCACCACCATGTCCCTCTGAACATCATGGTAACCCTTGCATGCATCCAGAACATCGTCTTCTGTCCAGCTGGCAGAGTGGAAAGGTGACGAAGCCGCATCTTCTGTCCGGTTACCACAGGGTGAAGAAACTGCATCTTCTGTCCAGTTATCAGAATACGGAGGCGAAACTGCATCTTCTGTCCATTTGTCAGCGTACAGAAGAGGTGAAACGGCGTCTTCTGTCCATTTGCCACAGCGTGCAGATGAAGGCGCATCTGTCCAGTCGCCACAATGCAACGGAGCTGAAACTGCGGTAGCTGTCCAGTTATTACTAGAGTGTAAGGGAGACGATATATAACTTTCCCTGCGTTCTGTGGAGCTGTCACGGCAAGAACCTCCCCAGAGCCTGGGGTCCACGTCCAGCGAGGGAGGGTAAGCAGCACGCACCTTGTGGTCTGAGTTTAGGGCTGTCGGCACGCCATGACCTTCCCAAACGTCGTCCGGCTCCCTCAGCCTGGAATGCCGCTGAGCTTCCGAGTCCGTGTCCTCGGAAGACACGTCCGAATCATCCCAGTCCGAATCGGAAGCACGGATATCCGAGTCAGGTCGTGGAGTGTGCGACTCCCTCAGAATGCACGTTGCAGCATCACTCCACTCTGACTCAGATAAGGAGCCATGCGAGTCACCGTCGTTTTCCCCACACCCTTCGCTGCACCGAGGAAGACTTTCGTTGTGACTTTCCTTCCCAACATCAGCTGTGTCTACCCAAGTGCGAAGTCCGCAGTCATAATTTTGATTTCCGGTTCCCGCGGTGCTTGCCAGTTGGGTGTCATCATCAGCACGAGGAAGGCGGCTGCAGCCCCAGACATTACTACGGCCCGAGTCACACACCAGAAGAGCCTCTGATTTTCCAACTGCCTGGCCAAGTGCAGTGCtatccttttcctcctccaccttctccttagCTTCACCTTCTTCCCTACCATGACCTGGCTCTTCTCTGTGtgattcttttccttctttagtaagactttctttcttttcctctttaaaCGTTACGTATTCCGCGTCTGCCAAATTTCCTGAGTGAGCATCGTCCCTATGTTGAGAGGCTGGAGCATCAtcgtcgccatcatcatcatcatcatcatctagacTCTCTCCGTCAAACCATTCGAAGCATTCATCAATGTACCCGTCCAGTTCTTCCTCCGCAGCGTCGCCTAACACTTCTTCCCCTTGGGAGACTTCAACGCTGCTGTGTCCAGTGAACTCGAACTCCTCATCGACTTCCCACTCGTCAGCGTCACTGTAGGTACTCTCCTGTGGTGCGCATGAATCTCCCACATGACCACTGTCACGTCCGTCGCACTGCAATATCTGGTTTGCTGTcactccgtcctcctcctcttctgaacTGTCTGAAGCCTCGATGTCCGGAGAACCACGGTGAGGCTCGAGAGCGAAGATTTCGCCGTCGAGCCAAGAGAAACAGTGGGTAACAGCGCGGATGGCGCCTTCCTCAGTGACAAGGTCTGGGCTTACTCCCGCCCCGGAGTCAGAGGATGTTGAGGACGACGAAGAAATGGGTTCAgcttcaccttcctgtatatctAAGGAGAGGTCCAAGTCGAGACTGGACGGCATCAACCCCTCACTACTCGAACAGACGTGGGCATCTTGAGTGAATCTTACGGGTTCTTCAAAACTCCACTCTAAGGAAGCTGAGCTGGAATGTTCTCCGTGAAGTTCGTCGTGACATTCACTCCCCGAATTCTTCATCTCACATGGGGACACGGAGGACGAAAGGTCAGAGATGCCCTCGTCTTCCGAGGAGGTGCCACCACACAATGGTATGGCTACTGGTCCAGTAGACTTCAAAACCCTGGAGTTAAGAAAATCACTGAGGGATTCCAAGTTACTCGATGCTTCACGCGTAGTGTCAACACTCTTGCTCTTGGCGTTGGAGTGGACGTCGGCGATGGGCGTGGCGGGATACGCCAGAAGGTCCTGAGATAGAGCGTCTCCTGCGTCAGGAATCTCACCGTCGCTCATACGAAGTCGGTGCAGGAGGTTCCCGGTGATCCGGATGCGAGAGAACTTGCTTTTCCTACTTGACATGTTAAGCTTCCGAGATCTCCTGGTGGGGCTTCCGCTACGTGCCACGCCTACCTGGTCCTCCGTCGCCCCTGGGTCGGTTCTCGCAGGGAAGTCTAACCCAGCAGAGTTTGCCTCTTGATTCTCCATCATTTCTTTGCTACGAATTGCTTGAACTCAACTTTAAATATGAAGAAATCAAAACACAATTCTGAATGTTTTCACTGCATGTCATATCTCATGTTCAGGTCTTTGAAGATCGTACACTGAAATCTTTTTACACTGTTCGACACATTCACAAGTGTTTCGCCTTAAAAcactgaccaccacccaccacccaccaccacggtcGCTGTTACCAACAAGAATTCAAAGGCTTCGTGTATGCTGTTATCTCATGTTACCAACACACTATCGTCGTCATcagaccacacaacactccatggTACCAAGATTCCATCCCAGAACAATGGTACCGGGCCACTAACACAGACAGAAGGATCCTCAGCGTATGAGGAAGAAGACTGGCTACCGAAGTGGTAAGCGGTGGGACGAATGCGAGTCATAAGGAAAGCCCAGGCCGAGCTGAGCGCAGGGCAACGTACGAACACTGTGGCGGTACGGCCAATACTGAGCCACtgagctcttccctccctcccacggctTGTGATGCATTACACACTCACctaccccaaccacacacacacacacacacacacattcctcttacTGAAAATGACGTTCGCTTGTTGTCATACTTGGAAATTGACAAGAGTTCACATAAAATGTCTACATTTCCGTCTTTGCACTACCGTGAGTCTAAACTCCCACGAGTTTACAATGCAAATAGTTTACAATACAAACAGACTGCACGACCAACTTTACCCTACAAAATCTACACTACCATCTTTATCAATAGTCTGCACTACCGACTTTACACTAATAACTGTATACATTGCTGACTAACACCACTGACTTGAACAAGAATCTACAACTCCTACATAGACTACACTACAGAATCCAAACTACACTCTGCAATTCTATAAAGCTTCTCTTTGTTTTTAAAAGTTATCTAAAGTCGTCCTAACATTAACTCTCCCAGTCATGAATATAAAATGACGAGTATATAGTAGGTGTAATGTGTCTTGGGACAGAGTGTGGGCAAGAGTGGCTCTTACAAGACACCCATGATGGGGTAGACACAAACAGGGTGGGGCAGGTATGGCTTCGCCCCTAAACCTAAGTAAACGTCGTTACACAAATTCTAACAAAACCCAAAAGTTGTATATAACGAACATCTCAATAGCATACCATTAAAACGAGCATGTAAAGCTAATATATTGATTTTAATACGCAGAAAAATTGAATAATGAGGCAAAGCCTCACTCACTCCAGTAACAATAGGAATGAACCAGTCTGGCAATACCTGTAGAAAGGTATTACCATCACATGACGAGGATGGCTGTCAAATATAAGGGAATAAATATAGAacttcatcattaccatcatgagTAGCCAAACACCGACGAATACAATCAGAGAACGATGGTGACGCCCGTGAGGAGAAAAGCTAAACTACAAGTGAGAAGTCGCGCCGGGTATGAGGACCAAAAGCCACAGACGGGGAAAAACACAGCTCACCTCCCCACAGTGAAATCGCTCCTAAACCACAGCCAGGTGTGTATGTAAATTATTTAACCATCTGTTGGATATTTGCCCCAGGAAAAAGTATTTTAATGGTTTTCTTGGTAAAAATGCAATACTTGAAAACGTAAATACAATGAGCAACAGAAAATAACCATTAGTACTGACTGTTCCCttaaaacacaacaaaaaaaatccATCGTAATATTGACTGTTCCCttaaaacacaacaaaaaaaatccATCGTAATATTTCCATGAGGAAAATCCTCCTCGTGAAATCCTTTCGACTACACTTACTACACCAAAGACTTTTTGTGTTATTCATGAAGTACAAACTAAGTGTCCTCTTGGGCGCCTGCTATATTAGTAAGTAACCGCAAGTACAGAAAATCTAGAACATCTGTGCGACAAAACATACAGCATATATACAAAACTTCGACGCACTAAACACTAACCACAGTAGACTCCCTTTTGAAACGAGATGTACGCTTAAACACTCCAGCAGCAGAGTGCACAAATCATTATCAATACGTTTGAGTACAATTATCCCCAACGACTTTGTGAATATCTAGACTTTCTTAAGAGACCATCTCAACAGCATGAACATTACAACAAACAACTTCGTaagtacaaacctccaacaacccacTTTACCTAGGAACTCCTATGGCCACCCATTACTCCCTTGGCGAGCAGAGGCAGAGGCTCACCCGAACGCGAACGCGTCAGTCTTAACATTCCCGCCGTGAACTCTGATCCGTAATCTATCACAAACCGGCGGTTATCGTACGGGGAATTAAATAATTGATGGCGCGTGATGACCCCCCAAGACCTCTACGCCCCTACTGTAATCGTAATGATGCGGTTGGTATTACTGAAAAAGGATTAGAAGTTTGATAAGTGTGCCTGCATGACCACCCCTGCACTATCTACTATTTGTACCCGTTCTGTCTGTCTGAACCTAGAAAATCTACTTACGAATGCGTTAGGCAATTCGTATACCAACTCACGCAACGGACAATGCCCGTCCGTTTTTCAAAGAGAATACATCATGAGTTTCAGGTCATTGTCAGGGTAAACTACGAGTCACGGCGAGTCTAAAGTTCCTCAGACATAAACCGTCATGAAACTTCGGGTCACAGCGAGTCTAAAGTTCCTTATATTAACCCTCTATGAACAATAGCTAAAACGCGAGGTGCTGAGAAATTTGAACCATGGTACATGATGTATACTGCTTCTTAAGAGATTCCGagcgggagtgtgtgggtgtgggactCAACCTATCACACGTTTTGTCATCAGTTTCATGCTATCAAATCCCTACTCTTTAACTTTCGACTCTTCAACAAACATAATTCACACCTACGCACAGCTCCctatgactttatatatatatatatatatatatatatatatatatatatatatatatatatatatatatatatatataattcgttaaAACATTACCATGCTGTTTTCGGTAACTACATGAATATAAATACAGGTACTGCCCATATATCAGAATAGTGAATGTCTCATATACACCAGCTGAGTGACGAATAAATTATAAAACCTAGTCGTATGCAGGCAGCCAGGGGAAGGTTATCGTGTAACCGCTGGTTCTACACTGGCGAACATTTTAAACGGCAACTCCCTCCCTACTATCATCCACTTGGCTGCCACTCCCGTTTACTTAACTGTTCCACATGAAGACCATGTTCGTAAGGCAACCACCTGCTTCCTATCTCCCGTTTACTTCCGTGTACTATGTTCTCTGGCTTTCAACGCACCGCCAGTGCGGCACAAAACACACTCTCAGATTGATCCACAGTCAATATACACAAAAGACACAAAGGTCAGGTCGGCGTTAtgaagtctcacacacacacacatgagtaaaTTCCTCAACGGTTCGTTGGGAGTCTCAACGGCATTATATAATAACCTAGACTCGTCGACACCTGTGCCATCACGCCACGCAACTCACAGGCCTACGAGTTGCTGTGGCGTTTCAGACCAGGCTCTTCATCATCAGGCCATATTACAGTTTATACCGTTACTCATCCGAAGCCGTTAtttgaaaattaaaatatatattaacgTTTCACATGTCAAAACTGGCCGCAAGAAGGCTAGCAAGGAGTTAGTAACATTAACTTGAACATTAGAGATGGGGTTCCACGGGTGAAGAACTCTCTCTTCCCGTACAGGACAAATAGGGACTCTATAATAATCATGCAACAATGAATCATGATCGTTAACTTAACTGGCTTGTGAGGCTTGGTCTGACTACCGGCTACAGATGCTTAAAGAG contains:
- the LOC139752862 gene encoding LOW QUALITY PROTEIN: uncharacterized protein (The sequence of the model RefSeq protein was modified relative to this genomic sequence to represent the inferred CDS: deleted 1 base in 1 codon) — translated: MENQEANSAGLDFPARTDPGATEDQVGVARSGSPTRRSRKLNMSSRKSKFSRIRITGNLLHRLRMSDGEIPDAGDALSQDLLAYPATPIADVHSNAKSKSVDTTREASSNLESLSDFLNSRVLKSTGPVAIPLCGGTSSEDEGISDLSSSVSPCEMKNSGSECHDELHGEHSSSASLEWSFEEPVRFTQDAHVCSSSEGLMPSSLDLDLSLDIQEGEAEPISSSSSTSSDSGAGVSPDLVTEEGAIRAVTHCFSWLDGEIFALEPHRGSPDIEASDSSEEEEDGVTANQILQCDGRDSGHVGDSCAPQESTYSDADEWEVDEEFEFTGHSSVEVSQGEEVLGDAAEEELDGYIDECFEWFDGESLDDDDDDDGDDDAPASQHRDDAHSGNLADAEYVTFKEEKKESLTKEGKESHREEPGHGREEGEAKEKVEEEKDSTALGQAVGKSEALLVCDSGRSNVWGCSRLPRADDDTQLASTAGTGNQNYDCGLRTWVDTADVGKESHNESLPRCSEGCGENDGDSHGSLSESEWSDAATCILRESHTPRPDSDIRASDSDWDDSDVSSEDTDSEAQRHSRLREPDDVWEGHGVPTALNSDHKVRAAYPPSLDVDPRLWGGSCRDSSTERRESYISSPLHSSNNWTATAVSAPLHCGDWTDAPSSARCGKWTEDAVSPLLYADKWTEDAVSPPYSDNWTEDAVSSPCGNRTEDAASSPFHSASWTEDDVLDACKGYHDVQRDMVVPHSSGTCLGCLVERDKDVTTQGTVGEERRTGVKGPKDKYYRPLSHEDDGWIDCENRRWYKVGNTSFLARNDGSHYVDVVGMSRKQEGQVQNVGVHSEDTGSDDEGEHVRWQKMQRKVGHWTQIDPWNEDLSDMSHPSGSSCTGSNNYQAATPCHPWMPTGESLWYNGGSCCIRPGVIALQNRPSCENNFNNKSEGYTTTNHPNECWGRDHLHCKICAKSNNSFVYGESGHEYTRNHSGSEGSNDAYDSDIGEDSDTGDSSDSDKLAKNSESCVNLARQTNDSLDLLSQYRRERERKDQNRRRSRVKSGGGSYLRSPPGDGTPVDVNIPSALTNEQIAHMERKNGSMRGRSYIFLRPFSDIEDEDNEGTNTISPQNRKRERLLPNYRHDSGKDVSSTVRATLLTRATPCHLSAHGDAPIAGSHTYSSPVTGRVRNIHDGLFLDENHPLRQRRRDTTNIKDIVNTRGKAMTSEMAIGIVDNRCLGGARQCGLNQRSGMAYGSTHVCKKNNTSNGFGGGSVLDGASSGVLVHSITAAASRNSECSTVSDSGTAERNPCWRGRYHRGKWKAFPQSDVMLQPGMYMECTCLPDVLVGIGGGGWGASGVVEGDQQRDGHPGGHPCSSLGRDQHVDARPGWPAAHTDAGAACPSAYSDAGACWPAAYGDAETCWPTAHIDAGAAWPAAHTDAGASWPTAHTDAGASRPAAHSDGLPFFVPSGSRALHSSVAYPCRESTPKTKIAVARPHVSVFDNNSSELEFGVWRQRPPQTLSTTCHPPSAAPGGGTSWDDAEGGIAGGREENLTSSLNACASGERSRDRIWSSFKLGSYASGMPSDIEPSRVTNDRTCTSVYLGNRPIPSTGLEEWSSTNTPSPVSQQRRLFIPASCLSHSICTRYPLYKKIQDVLCHNTTGLTPTDTLPHVPDVPVQTQPRSLLKGDLIRGGDSHYEVKGHWENKVITHSPQRVITHGGEPHPPQEADVEPPVNGDNPGWTRGGQVSGSSSTLDVPHSKDDTATLTHREPPDGTATPSAPVGKFLQKLSELLPFNTHVTEDPSKLCTNVDFEPAHKHCTVENNTRSVHKDQGYPDTYDTTVKGSTAGLETQPVWHSTTHGPVIESHEYHPTPHLHTTPSLQLKPQGGPPLITTEPQVDLPFLASPLSPAELDENVLSSSSDPEKDPFWANLSPFTMSQPLEKFGNSPETPFVQELPKNQWCHAVQRHTNSSPTKSEPHYRRSSVYRPPEKPSIFTVEPRVPYARSPREKYQSSIPEPYENTSSCPEPPDVSHLHTPVLFTGKLMENPQFTSPDTHDRLTPTCRAMEKSLSPVAPPSVTPELHRPQSPPTREPQMNSPSTTVAQENNLLPSPASGSRPAKSIIPESANQQSSVLLVVDPPTAANKSPSLVDLMKLGSYDGYITLPVTFTPGGVSALGGRDPASHENSSQREISECLRETRKESDPDVSISTQVRVSLRKFSRRRKNGSRKLVIKFTLCLGK